GCAGCTTGACGCGGCCGCGGCGGAACCACGGGGAGGCGAGGGTGAAGGCGATGGCCATGAGCACCACCATCACCAGCCCTGTCCATCCCTCCTTCCCTTTGACGAACCACCAGTAGTTGTCCGGCTTCGTGTCCCCGAAGAAGGGCTTCATCGGGACGTACTCCCTCTCCGACGTGTGCAGCAACCTAGGGAAGTCGCACGTCAAGTGCGAGATCACGTGCAGCCCCACGCCGACGGTGATACCTGCCGCGATCACCTTGTGGAAATTGAGGCTGTCGTCGAAGGGGACCGCTTTGCCGAGCTTGGTCTTGGTGCGGAGCCAAGTGATGGTGTTGCGGCAGACGGGGAGGAGGATGAgcgccatgttgaacttgagcGTCTCGGCTCCTCCCTTTGCGACGCAGACGCAGTAACCCATGACGTCGAAGACGGCGCGGCGGCGGTACTGGATGAATTTCCAAGTGAAGAGGCCAGCGCAGATGGAGAGCCAAAGCGCAATCACCCACGCCCGCTGCCAATTGTCCTCTATGAAGTACCTCGCCTGTTGGTACCATCGCCGCAGCGGGTTCGGTTCCTTCGTCGGCTTCAGCTTCTGGCTCAGCATCTGGCTCAAGTTCCGGCTGTTGGTCGTCCCGATGTTCATCGATTGATTCGGCGCTTGCAGAAGCAGCAACTCCAAGTTATATATCTGCGCGCGGAAACGAGCATTGTGGCTAATTAGCTCATTTCTAAGAACACTGATCATTCTGCTCCTCCTGCTCGTTGTTTGCCATAGCAATTAATTCAATTAGCTAATTGGTTGCGAGCAATTACCTCAACGTAGCCAAGGTCATTGGGATCCAATTCTTCCATGATGAGCCGAGCATACTCCTCCGCCTGCTCTAGTATCTTTGACAACTTGTTAGCCGACGCGCTCATGGTGATGATCTGTTTCATGTTTACTCGTCAATTAAAGAGCAACTTCAATAGGGTAATCACAAAAAGAAACCAGTTCTTCGTCGATTACCTCTTTAACCTCCTCTTCTGTTATTCTTCCATCCAAGTTCTTATCCACCCTGCGTATCCAAATTAACCGATTTAGATGAAAGGGGTAACCAGTAAATTGATGAACATTGATGGCATACATGTCAAAGAAAGTTTGGAGCCTGGAATCGAAACTTTGGTCGGTGATTTGATCCCAAAACTCGGTCAGCTCAGCCTTAGTGATCATGTCCCCGGTGATATTTCTTCTCCTCGACAACGCGTCGAACAGCTCTCCTGCGAACTCCGTCGATTCCTTCATGCCTAATAAATTTCATTTCATAGCTTCAGTACTAGTTTCAGAATGGGTTTAGTAAGCGAAATTGAGGCAGGAATGTTACCTATGCACTGGCCGAAGAGGGACCGGTGAAGTAATCCGTCGACGGCGAGTTCGTTGAAGCGCTTGTCGACCGCCGTCCACCCGGTGGCGCCGTCAGTCCTGGCGATGAACTTGAGCCCCTTGAGCGCGTGCGCCGCCGCAGATTTAGTCCGGTCGAACTTCCCCGCAGCCGGCCGCTTCGTCCCCGACGCCAACCGCCGGAGTTCCTGCGACACCTGCCGAATCCGCGACGACGCGTTCCTCATCACCGACGACCCAAACGACGCCGACCGCTTCTCGAGCGTCCGCGCCAGCAGCGACACCTCGGAATCCTCCGCATCCCCGGCGGCCGCCGGCTTCACGCAGTGCACCGCCACCGAATCGTCGCGCACGTCGAGGGTGATCTCAACGTAGGCCTCGTCGTCGCCGCCTGCGGAGGCAGCGGAAGAGGAGGTGGAAGCGGAGGACGGGAGATTAAACCGGGCGCTCTTCCGGCTGCCGCGCTTGCTGAGCGGGCCGCTGACGACCACCCGCTCTCCCTCGACGCCCTCCGCCTGGATCGTGTCCGACAATCGGTAGCCATCGTCGTCAACCCCCATGCTCTGCATCCGAATCGTAGATCTGCACTCCGCAGCCGGAGGTTCGAAGTCAAAGGAACAGCCCGACCAGATCGGAAATCCTCTACAACACTAGCTAGCTGCTTAACGATCAACGAGAACGTCCATATAAATAGCCGGTGGAAAGGTGAACACTTTTTCCATTTTGCAGATTACGGAACGTGATTCAAtcggaaggaaggaaggaaggaaggcagAGCAGTGTGGTCGGCGATACTGCCGGAGAGCCCATTTGACTGACTCTGCAAACAGTGGCAAGAAGCAATCGATGAGCTCAATCAACGCCGTGATGTTTTTTAAAATTACCTAGGAGTTGTTGGGCTCCAATTGGGCCCGTCCAATAAAAAAATTTGTACGGTTAAGGTTTACCCTATTATTAGCTCCAGTGGAAATAAGCTTTATATTTTTAAGCTTCTTTAATAAACTATAAATGTTATTTAAAGACattgttttcaaataatttataatcaaacttattaattaattaattatatattaaatatttattaagtgAAATATTAAATTTGCATGTGGAAATATTTGATTCATTGATATATTGTCATTATCTGAGCGGTGATTAAATGTGGAAAGCCAAGGTGATGTCGCTACACAGCTGCAACCTGTGAGCGAGGAGGACACATTCAAATAAGGTTTGAATTTGTGAACGAGCCACGCGTTTGCTGTTTGTCGATTGAAAACAATGGACACCAGCCTAGTTTTCGAAAGAAAAAGAAGCGTTCTCGATCACAattctcttcttctctctctctctctcgtctAGTTTTCTCGTtttcatattttgattttttttttattattgcaaTTAATGAATGGGTTCGGCGGCCTGCGTGCTCGTTTGGATTTCAAAATTAGAAATATTGGTCGGATTAGACATGTGAACTATTGACTCCGGTTTAACTGGTGGGACGGCGGTCGCAGTTATCATTAACGGATTCAAGTGGTTGCAGGCCCACATTTTATTTTCTTCACAAAATTCTTCAAATGAGGTAATTATTCAATTTATTCATCTGAATAGTTTTAGAATCTGACTCGTCGATTAACAGTGTGTGTTTTTTTTACAAAATCTAAATCGTGCATTATGTTTGTGATCCTTAAATTTTTAATCTGTCTATTTTTAGCCCTCtaactttttttaataaattaatcttTAAATTTTTTCAATCGTGTAATTTTAATCctctatttttttataaataaattaatcgttcaacttttttaatttattattattatttctcagtcaaattttttaaaaaaataacgaaAACTATAAAATGTACCTTTTGCGTGTCTTTTAAGGGGGTAAAACGTATCGTACAGTATTTCCCTCTAGAAAGTATGTAGGAGACCTGGTCTGTCGTCAATATTTTTAGAAACATGTGATGAATAAATTATAAATggtcaattaaaaaaattgaatgacAGTTAAAAACTAGACaattaaaaaagtttaaaaatcgcAAAGGTAATATTTTTCCAAGGCTATACTCAAATGTATTGTTTTTGTTATCATACAAAATGTACGACCTGTGAATGCATTTTCGCAAGCGAATGCTTGACCAGACAGCAAAGCAGGAGACACTTTTGTCACATGCATAATTATGCGATGAAAATGATGGAAAATTAGGGTGCATTTAGTTTGTatcgtttttatttttattttttagaaaatatttattttttagaaaacagaaaataattttttattattctctgtttttctaaaaaatgatagccaattttttagaaaatccaCGAAAAAAACACAAACCAAACATCGTTTTTCAGAAAacacgcgttttccagaaaatgaaaatgaaaaacgcacGTACCAAACATCCCCTTAATTTTTCTTCTTAAGTTTGTTTTCCTTGGAAtgtaaatatcaaaaatattttgttttttttataatgatGAGATCGTGGGTGAATATGCGATTAAAATCGAATTGAATGTAGCTAAACTAATCGAATCAAGTACccattttttctaaataaattgaactaaattaatttttgataaaaaaaaatctaataaatcaaattaatcgaATCAAATTTAtgataaaatcaaacaaatcgaacaacaaatcaattttttctaaaatttcaatttgacttaatatcgATTTGGTaaaaaatttaggttttaaaaatttgatttgattcaaaaattcagtttatttaatttaactaaataaaaaaattaaaatcaaatccgAACCATATTAACTGAATTAACTGattttttttaggaaaaaaatGGATTTCCGAATAAATCGAatcgaatttttaaattcggtCGGTTT
This region of Zingiber officinale cultivar Zhangliang chromosome 9A, Zo_v1.1, whole genome shotgun sequence genomic DNA includes:
- the LOC122018895 gene encoding respiratory burst oxidase homolog protein C-like, coding for MQSMGVDDDGYRLSDTIQAEGVEGERVVVSGPLSKRGSRKSARFNLPSSASTSSSAASAGGDDEAYVEITLDVRDDSVAVHCVKPAAAGDAEDSEVSLLARTLEKRSASFGSSVMRNASSRIRQVSQELRRLASGTKRPAAGKFDRTKSAAAHALKGLKFIARTDGATGWTAVDKRFNELAVDGLLHRSLFGQCIGMKESTEFAGELFDALSRRRNITGDMITKAELTEFWDQITDQSFDSRLQTFFDMVDKNLDGRITEEEVKEIITMSASANKLSKILEQAEEYARLIMEELDPNDLGYVEIYNLELLLLQAPNQSMNIGTTNSRNLSQMLSQKLKPTKEPNPLRRWYQQARYFIEDNWQRAWVIALWLSICAGLFTWKFIQYRRRAVFDVMGYCVCVAKGGAETLKFNMALILLPVCRNTITWLRTKTKLGKAVPFDDSLNFHKVIAAGITVGVGLHVISHLTCDFPRLLHTSEREYVPMKPFFGDTKPDNYWWFVKGKEGWTGLVMVVLMAIAFTLASPWFRRGRVKLPKPFHRATGFNAFWYSHHLFIVVYALLIVHGYFLYLTKKWYKKTTWMYLAIPVILYASERLIRAFRSSISAVKILKVAVYPGNVLALHVSKPPGFRYHSGQYIFVNCAAVSPFQWHPFSITSAPQDDYVSVHIRTLGDWTRQLKSVFSQVCQPPTSGKSGLLRADYDDDSSNGASRSFPRLLIDGPYGAPAQDYKQYEVVLLVGLGIGATPFISIVKDIVNNMKELEALGLADDDIYDDGNIESGSSHKRSASVSTSAASSFKTRRAYFYWVTREQGSFEWFRGVMNEVAETDKKGVIELHNYCTSVYEEGDVRSALIAMLQSLNHAKHGLDVVSGTRVKSHFARPNWRTVYKRIALKHRDKRIGVFYCGAPTLTKELRELAYDFSHKTSTKFDFHKENF